GGTGCTCCTCGCCGCGGAAACGGGGATTGCCCAGGTGGTGGTCACACCCGACGGGGCCTTCGTGGTGACTAACGAGATCGAGGCGCAGCGTCTGGTGGACGAACAGCTTCCGGACGGTTTCGAGCTCCGGGTCCTGCCGTGGGCTTACCCCTCGCAGGTAGACGTCGTTTTGCGCGAACTGGTTCACGGCCTGCCGGTCTGCTCCGACCGCCCCGAGGAAGGGGAGCATGAACTCCCCGCGCCGCTGGTGACCGCCAGGCGGGTGCTCACGCCGACCGAGGTGCAGCGCTACCGCTCGGTGGGGCTGCTCGCCGCGCAGGCGATGACCGAGGTGCTCACCCAGGCACAGCCACAGTGGAGCGAACGCCAGCTGGCGGGGGCGGGTGCCCGCGCCCTCTACGCGCGCGGTCTCGCCCCGGCGCTCATCCTGGCCGCCGGGGAGCGGCGCTGTCAGCTGTACCGGCACCCCCTGCCCGGCGACGACCAGCTCGGTCGTCATGCCATGCTGGTCTTCTGCGCCCGGGGCTTCGGCCTCTACGCCAACCTGACCCGCTTTGTCGCCTTTGCCCCCCTGGCCGAGAAGGAAAAGGAGCGGCACCGGCTGGTGCGCGAGATCGAAGCGCGTGCGCTCGCCCTGTCCCGCCCCGACGAGCAGTTGAACGAGATCTACCGGGAGCTTAACTACGCCTACGCGGGCTTCGGTTTCGGCGACGCAATTCGTGAGCACCACCAGGGGGGTACCACGGGGTACCTGTCGCGCGAGGTGATCGCAGGGCCGGAAAGCCAGGAGGTGCTGCAGGCGGGAATGGCGGTAGCCTGGAACCCGAGCCTGCCGGGCGCCAAGATCGAGGACACCTTCCTTATTACCGAGATCGGCCTTTTGAACCTCACCATCGACCCCGTCTGGCCCAGCGCACCGGTCGCCGGCCTGGAGAGGCCGCTGGTCTGGCAGGGGTAGAGAAGAGGACGCCATGGACGAGACCAGCTTCGAGAACACCTTCGGCTTTGCGGTACAGGCCGCGGCCAGCGCGCCCGGTCGAGTGAACCTCCTTGGCGAGCATACCGACTATAACGACGGCTTCGTCCTCCCTATTGCCATTCCGCTCGAGACCCGGGTGGAGGTGGCCAGAAGCTACGACGGCCTGAACCACTACTACGCCAGCGAACTGAGGGAGCGGGCCTGGTCCGAAGCCGGGGGCGCCGTGCCGAGCGGCTTCGCCG
This window of the Geomonas agri genome carries:
- a CDS encoding M24 family metallopeptidase — translated: MNDAIRAAEAAEKVRLIRESLCPDMAVRLKGVDWFAWITAGGSNEVLLAAETGIAQVVVTPDGAFVVTNEIEAQRLVDEQLPDGFELRVLPWAYPSQVDVVLRELVHGLPVCSDRPEEGEHELPAPLVTARRVLTPTEVQRYRSVGLLAAQAMTEVLTQAQPQWSERQLAGAGARALYARGLAPALILAAGERRCQLYRHPLPGDDQLGRHAMLVFCARGFGLYANLTRFVAFAPLAEKEKERHRLVREIEARALALSRPDEQLNEIYRELNYAYAGFGFGDAIREHHQGGTTGYLSREVIAGPESQEVLQAGMAVAWNPSLPGAKIEDTFLITEIGLLNLTIDPVWPSAPVAGLERPLVWQG